A portion of the Fusobacterium perfoetens ATCC 29250 genome contains these proteins:
- a CDS encoding chromate transporter → MEKEKRSYWKLFLSTFYLSAFTFGGGYVIVPLMKKKFVEDLKWIEEKEMLDLVAIGQSSPGPIAVNTSILVGYQSAGIPGAFCSITGTVLPPLIIITIISFFYETFKTNLIINAALKGMQAGVAAVIFDAVYKMILDIVKQKRLSQVIIMIIAFIVAYIFNVNVALIIIIAALIGVVKK, encoded by the coding sequence ATGGAAAAAGAAAAAAGATCATATTGGAAACTATTTCTTTCAACATTTTATTTAAGTGCTTTTACTTTTGGAGGAGGATATGTTATAGTTCCTCTTATGAAAAAAAAATTTGTTGAAGACTTAAAGTGGATAGAAGAAAAGGAAATGTTAGATTTAGTCGCTATTGGACAATCTTCACCGGGACCTATAGCTGTTAATACATCTATCCTTGTAGGATATCAAAGTGCTGGAATTCCAGGAGCTTTTTGTTCAATAACAGGAACTGTTTTACCACCACTTATAATTATAACTATAATTTCTTTTTTTTATGAAACATTTAAAACTAATCTAATAATAAATGCAGCTTTAAAAGGAATGCAGGCTGGAGTTGCTGCTGTTATTTTTGATGCTGTATATAAAATGATTTTGGATATAGTTAAACAAAAAAGATTAAGTCAAGTTATAATAATGATAATCGCTTTTATAGTAGCTTACATATTTAATGTAAATGTAGCATTAATAATAATTATTGCTGCTTTAATTGGGGTGGTAAAAAAATGA
- the dtd gene encoding D-aminoacyl-tRNA deacylase, whose protein sequence is MRALIQRVLESEVKINDKSIGKIGKGFLVLLGITHTDTKKEVEWLANKIKGLRVFEDENGKMNLGLDEISGDILIVSQFTLYGNCIKGKRPGFTEAARPDIAIPLYENFIEKFKEFNVGKVETGKFGADMKVSLINDGPVTLIIDTKDIKNINGI, encoded by the coding sequence ATGAGAGCATTGATACAAAGAGTTCTTGAGTCTGAAGTTAAAATAAATGATAAATCTATAGGAAAAATAGGAAAAGGATTTTTAGTTCTTTTAGGAATAACTCACACAGATACCAAAAAAGAAGTTGAATGGTTAGCTAATAAAATAAAAGGCCTTAGGGTTTTTGAAGATGAAAACGGAAAAATGAATTTAGGACTTGATGAAATCTCTGGAGATATTCTTATAGTTTCTCAATTTACTCTTTATGGAAACTGTATTAAAGGAAAAAGACCTGGTTTTACTGAAGCTGCTAGACCTGATATTGCTATTCCTCTTTATGAAAATTTTATAGAAAAATTTAAAGAATTTAATGTTGGTAAAGTTGAAACTGGTAAATTTGGTGCTGATATGAAAGTTTCTCTTATAAATGATGGTCCTGTAACGTTGATTATTGATACAAAGGATATAAAAAACATAAATGGAATATAA
- the glpX gene encoding class II fructose-bisphosphatase, giving the protein MKKEIALDFARVTEAAALAAQKWVGRGDKNLADNAAVEAMRNVLNRMKIDGEIVIGEGEIDEAPMLYIGEKLGLKYNPKEIEPYTEDELSLVDIAVDPIEGTRMTAQGQPNAIAVLAAAEKGSFLKAPDMYMEKMVVGPEAKGVIDLDKSLEDNIRAVAKALNKEVKDVMVAILDKPRHKKVIQRMRDLGVKMYVFSDGDVATSILTCLVDSEVDMMYGIGGAPEGVVSAAVIRVLGGDMQGRLVLRSDVKGSDDKNDKISLDEERRCKEAGVEVGKKLLLEDMAKSDEIIFSATGITTGDLLEGVKRKGNIAKTQTLLVRGMSKTIRYINSIHNLDFKDSHLNDLVI; this is encoded by the coding sequence ATGAAAAAAGAAATAGCTTTAGATTTTGCTAGAGTTACAGAAGCTGCAGCACTTGCTGCTCAAAAATGGGTAGGAAGAGGAGATAAAAATTTAGCTGATAATGCAGCAGTTGAAGCTATGAGAAATGTTTTAAATAGAATGAAAATTGATGGTGAAATTGTTATTGGAGAAGGAGAGATTGATGAAGCTCCTATGTTATATATAGGAGAAAAGTTGGGACTTAAATATAATCCTAAAGAGATTGAGCCTTATACAGAAGATGAATTATCTCTTGTAGATATAGCAGTAGACCCAATTGAAGGTACAAGAATGACAGCTCAAGGACAACCTAATGCTATTGCTGTATTAGCAGCAGCAGAAAAAGGTTCTTTTTTAAAAGCTCCTGATATGTATATGGAAAAAATGGTAGTTGGACCAGAAGCTAAAGGTGTCATTGATTTAGATAAGTCTTTAGAAGATAATATAAGGGCTGTAGCAAAGGCATTAAATAAAGAAGTGAAAGATGTTATGGTGGCTATTTTAGATAAACCTAGACATAAAAAAGTTATTCAAAGAATGAGAGATTTAGGAGTAAAAATGTATGTTTTTTCTGATGGTGATGTAGCAACTTCTATTTTAACTTGTTTAGTAGATTCTGAAGTTGATATGATGTATGGAATAGGTGGAGCTCCAGAAGGAGTAGTATCAGCTGCTGTTATTAGAGTTTTAGGTGGAGATATGCAAGGAAGACTTGTTTTAAGAAGTGATGTAAAAGGTTCTGATGATAAAAATGATAAAATATCTCTTGATGAAGAGAGAAGATGTAAAGAAGCAGGTGTAGAAGTTGGAAAAAAATTACTTCTTGAAGATATGGCAAAATCAGATGAAATTATTTTTTCAGCTACAGGAATAACTACAGGAGATTTACTAGAGGGAGTAAAAAGAAAAGGGAATATTGCTAAAACTCAAACTCTTTTAGTTAGAGGAATGAGTAAGACAATAAGATATATAAATTCTATACATAATTTAGATTTTAAAGATTCTCATCTTAATGATTTAGTAATATAG
- the def gene encoding peptide deformylase — MLYEIRTYGDNCLNVKCEKVEEITEEIKNILEDMVETMHEATGVGLAAPQVGINKRFFVLDVGDKVIRKIINPEILEMSEEYTESDEGCLSVPGIYKKVKRAARIKVKYQNKDGEEVEEEMTGFLAKAFQHEYDHLEGKLFIERISPVSRKIISKKLHLIKKETEKKLKK; from the coding sequence ATGTTATACGAAATAAGAACTTATGGTGATAATTGTTTAAATGTAAAATGTGAAAAAGTTGAAGAAATAACAGAAGAAATAAAAAACATATTAGAAGATATGGTAGAAACTATGCATGAAGCTACTGGAGTAGGGCTTGCAGCACCTCAAGTAGGAATAAATAAAAGATTTTTTGTATTAGATGTAGGAGATAAAGTTATTAGAAAAATTATAAACCCAGAAATTTTAGAAATGTCTGAAGAATATACTGAAAGTGATGAAGGATGTTTAAGTGTTCCTGGAATATATAAAAAAGTTAAAAGAGCTGCTAGAATAAAAGTAAAATATCAAAATAAAGATGGAGAAGAAGTTGAAGAGGAAATGACAGGATTTTTAGCTAAAGCTTTTCAACATGAGTATGACCATTTAGAAGGGAAGTTATTTATAGAAAGAATATCTCCTGTTTCAAGAAAAATTATTTCTAAAAAATTACATCTTATAAAAAAAGAAACTGAAAAAAAATTAAAAAAATAG
- a CDS encoding chromate transporter, translating to MIYLTLYWSFVQIGLFSIGGGYAALPLIEHQVIEIHQWLTMSEFTDLLTISQMTPGPIALNASTFVGTKVGGLLGAIIATVGCVTPSCIIVMTLAYFYYKYNNLAVVKKVLDVLRPVVVALIGSAGLSIIVSAFWGEKVIGSLENINKIAVVLFLLGVGILRKFKLSPVTIIFVSGIVGVIIYSGII from the coding sequence ATGATATATTTAACTTTATATTGGAGTTTTGTACAAATTGGACTTTTTAGTATAGGTGGTGGATATGCTGCACTTCCTCTTATAGAACATCAAGTTATAGAAATTCATCAATGGCTTACAATGAGTGAATTTACTGATCTTTTAACTATTTCTCAAATGACTCCAGGACCTATAGCTTTAAATGCTTCAACTTTTGTAGGAACAAAAGTAGGAGGACTTTTAGGAGCAATAATAGCTACTGTAGGTTGTGTTACTCCATCATGTATAATAGTTATGACTTTAGCATATTTTTATTATAAATATAATAATTTAGCTGTTGTAAAAAAAGTTTTAGATGTATTAAGACCTGTTGTGGTTGCATTGATAGGATCAGCTGGACTTTCTATTATAGTATCTGCATTTTGGGGAGAAAAAGTTATAGGAAGTTTAGAAAATATTAATAAGATAGCAGTAGTTTTATTTTTATTAGGAGTTGGAATTTTAAGAAAGTTTAAATTAAGCCCTGTGACAATAATTTTTGTTTCAGGTATAGTAGGAGTTATTATTTATAGTGGAATAATATAA
- a CDS encoding transporter substrate-binding domain-containing protein: MKKLLFMLSLAFIFVACGGSSEKKQEEKVYIIGTNAEYPPFEYIENGKVCGLDADIIEEATKRMEIKYQWSNINFDGLIPALQTKKLDIVIAGMSITPERAKSVNFSMPYLVSKVAFLGNKSNPISGVENLVGKTFGAELGTTKEASARKIKDSKVVPFAGNTAALIALKSQKVDAIVVDESVANSYLNGNPELMLIGFQEGEPKAVAFNKEDAELLEKFNKVLKEMLEDGTIDNLRKKYGV, from the coding sequence ATGAAAAAATTATTATTTATGTTATCTTTAGCATTTATATTTGTTGCTTGTGGAGGTTCTTCTGAAAAAAAACAAGAAGAAAAAGTTTATATTATAGGAACTAATGCTGAATATCCACCATTTGAATACATAGAAAATGGAAAAGTTTGTGGTTTAGATGCTGACATAATTGAAGAAGCAACTAAAAGAATGGAAATAAAATATCAATGGTCTAATATAAATTTTGATGGTTTAATTCCAGCTCTTCAAACAAAAAAATTAGATATAGTTATTGCTGGTATGAGTATTACTCCTGAAAGAGCCAAATCTGTTAATTTTTCTATGCCTTATTTAGTTTCTAAAGTAGCTTTTTTAGGAAATAAATCTAATCCAATAAGTGGAGTTGAAAATTTAGTTGGAAAAACTTTTGGAGCTGAGTTAGGGACAACAAAAGAAGCTTCAGCTAGAAAAATAAAAGATTCAAAAGTAGTTCCTTTTGCTGGAAATACAGCTGCTCTTATAGCTTTAAAATCACAAAAAGTTGATGCTATTGTTGTTGATGAAAGTGTTGCTAATAGTTATCTTAATGGAAATCCTGAATTAATGTTAATAGGCTTCCAAGAAGGAGAACCTAAAGCTGTTGCATTTAATAAAGAAGATGCTGAACTTTTAGAAAAATTTAATAAAGTATTAAAAGAGATGTTAGAAGATGGAACTATAGATAATTTAAGAAAGAAATATGGTGTTTAA
- a CDS encoding iron-containing alcohol dehydrogenase, translating into MFENFSFTSYYVDKVIWKTLKVELKNYNNILIITGNKSFEAVKENILPILENKNIIIENYLGECCYEHSSTIIKNIIGKQVDLILGIGGGKAIDTAKLVANQINKTIFIIPTIASTCAGTSALSVVYNQDKTFKEIAFFKAPPEKIFIDLETIKNSPSRYTWAGIGDTLAKYYEVKIKHEYCLANNKKINFPTQMAIELSHNCKNIIIKNSEEGYYSHEINEAFKNVVLTIIVTTGMVSNFIDDFLNGAIAHSVFYGLTILPRIEKEHLHGEVVAYGILVQLLLENNLEEYKRLTEFYKKLKFPINLTDVVILEEFLEKENDILEEILRGPDLIDFNFNINKNNLKEALFYKNN; encoded by the coding sequence ATGTTTGAAAATTTCTCGTTTACAAGTTATTATGTGGATAAAGTTATATGGAAAACTTTAAAAGTTGAGTTAAAAAATTATAATAATATTTTAATAATTACAGGAAATAAATCTTTTGAAGCTGTAAAAGAAAATATTTTACCTATATTAGAGAATAAAAATATTATAATAGAAAATTATTTAGGAGAGTGCTGTTATGAGCATTCTTCTACTATAATTAAAAATATAATTGGAAAACAAGTAGATTTAATTTTAGGAATTGGTGGAGGAAAAGCAATAGATACAGCTAAGTTAGTTGCCAATCAAATAAATAAAACTATTTTTATAATCCCAACCATTGCTTCTACATGTGCTGGAACATCAGCTTTATCTGTTGTTTACAATCAAGATAAAACCTTTAAAGAGATAGCTTTCTTTAAAGCTCCACCTGAAAAAATATTTATAGATTTAGAAACTATAAAAAATTCTCCCTCTAGATACACATGGGCTGGAATAGGAGATACTTTAGCAAAATATTATGAAGTTAAAATAAAACATGAATATTGTCTAGCTAATAACAAAAAAATAAATTTTCCAACACAAATGGCAATAGAGTTATCACATAATTGCAAAAATATTATAATAAAAAATAGTGAAGAAGGATACTATTCTCATGAAATCAATGAAGCATTTAAAAATGTAGTCCTAACTATAATTGTAACAACTGGAATGGTATCTAATTTTATAGATGATTTTTTAAATGGAGCTATTGCACATTCTGTATTTTACGGATTAACTATCCTACCTAGAATCGAAAAAGAACATCTACATGGAGAAGTTGTTGCATATGGAATTTTAGTTCAACTTTTATTAGAAAATAATCTAGAAGAATATAAAAGATTAACAGAATTTTATAAAAAATTAAAATTTCCAATAAATTTAACTGATGTTGTTATATTAGAAGAATTTTTAGAAAAGGAAAATGATATATTAGAAGAAATTTTAAGAGGGCCAGATCTTATAGATTTTAATTTTAATATTAATAAAAATAATTTAAAAGAAGCATTATTTTATAAAAATAATTAG
- the ggt gene encoding gamma-glutamyltransferase: MDFDFDALKYSYSSTRRVVYGKKGMVCTSQPLAAQVGLDILKKGGNAVDAAIGVAAALTVLEPTSNGIGGDAFALVWIKDKLYGMNSSGPAPMRFNTKKVIEKYGNTMPKYGWIPVTVPGIPSAWAELSKKFGKLSLKEILKPAIEYAEEGFPVSPIISKLWNMAFENYKNSFNENNKIKEEFKPWFETFTFGGKAPQPGEFIKLPNHGKTLRELAETNCESFYRGKIAEKIDEFSKKTGGFLRKEDLMNFKAQFVEPISTNYRGYTISEIPPNGHGIVALMALNILEGFKFESVRESAKTIHRQIEAMKLAFVDGQHYVTDSRYMKVTPEQLLSKEYAEKRRKLIGEKAIDPKYGDPSCGGTVYLCTADKDGNMVSYIQSNYMGFGSGIVIPETGIALHNRGNNFNLDVESENCAIPGKKPYHTIIPGFLSKDGKPIGPFGVMGGFMQPQGHLQVLTNTIDFGMNPQEALDAPRWQWVGGKKIEVERNFPYAITEELIRMGHEIKVVPDSIAMGRGQIIWRNEQGVLVGATEPRTDGVVAAW, from the coding sequence ATGGATTTTGATTTTGATGCTCTAAAATATAGTTATTCTTCAACCAGAAGAGTAGTTTATGGAAAGAAAGGAATGGTTTGCACCTCTCAACCTCTTGCTGCTCAAGTAGGATTAGATATTTTAAAAAAAGGCGGAAATGCTGTTGATGCAGCTATAGGAGTGGCTGCTGCTTTAACTGTTTTAGAACCTACAAGTAATGGAATAGGTGGAGATGCTTTTGCTCTTGTTTGGATAAAAGATAAATTATATGGAATGAATTCTTCAGGACCAGCTCCTATGAGATTTAATACAAAAAAAGTTATAGAAAAGTATGGAAATACTATGCCTAAATATGGTTGGATTCCTGTAACTGTTCCAGGAATTCCATCAGCTTGGGCTGAATTATCTAAAAAATTTGGAAAATTATCCTTAAAAGAAATCTTAAAGCCAGCTATAGAATATGCTGAGGAAGGATTTCCTGTTTCTCCTATAATTTCTAAATTATGGAATATGGCTTTTGAGAATTATAAGAATTCTTTTAATGAAAATAATAAAATAAAAGAGGAATTTAAACCTTGGTTTGAAACTTTTACTTTTGGAGGGAAAGCTCCTCAACCAGGTGAATTTATAAAACTTCCAAATCATGGAAAAACTTTAAGAGAATTGGCTGAAACTAATTGTGAATCTTTTTATAGAGGAAAAATTGCTGAAAAAATAGATGAATTCTCTAAAAAAACAGGAGGATTTTTAAGAAAAGAAGATTTAATGAATTTTAAAGCTCAGTTTGTAGAACCTATAAGTACTAATTATAGAGGATATACTATTTCAGAAATTCCACCTAATGGCCATGGAATAGTTGCTCTTATGGCTTTAAATATTTTAGAGGGATTTAAATTTGAATCTGTTAGAGAATCAGCAAAAACTATTCATAGACAAATTGAAGCTATGAAGTTAGCTTTTGTAGATGGGCAACATTATGTAACAGATAGTAGATATATGAAAGTTACACCAGAACAACTACTTTCCAAAGAATATGCAGAAAAAAGAAGAAAATTAATTGGAGAAAAAGCTATTGACCCTAAATATGGAGACCCATCTTGTGGTGGAACTGTATATCTTTGTACAGCTGATAAAGATGGAAATATGGTTTCATATATTCAAAGTAATTATATGGGATTTGGTTCAGGAATAGTTATACCTGAGACAGGAATTGCTCTTCATAATAGAGGAAATAATTTTAATTTAGATGTTGAAAGTGAAAATTGTGCTATTCCAGGTAAAAAACCATATCATACAATAATTCCAGGATTCTTATCTAAAGATGGAAAACCTATAGGACCATTTGGAGTAATGGGAGGATTTATGCAACCACAAGGTCATTTACAAGTTTTAACAAATACTATTGACTTTGGAATGAATCCTCAAGAAGCTTTGGATGCTCCTCGTTGGCAATGGGTAGGAGGAAAAAAAATAGAAGTAGAAAGAAATTTTCCTTATGCTATAACTGAGGAATTAATTAGAATGGGACATGAAATAAAAGTTGTTCCTGATTCTATTGCAATGGGAAGAGGACAAATAATTTGGAGAAATGAACAGGGAGTATTAGTTGGAGCTACAGAACCAAGAACAGATGGAGTGGTAGCAGCTTGGTAA
- a CDS encoding nicotinate phosphoribosyltransferase, whose protein sequence is MERVKALTDFARVINSDRYQYTESDIFVMENTHEREAIFDMYFRKTEDNGLAVVSGIYEVVELIKILNETSEKEKRKYFSEIIQEQHLVDYLSKLKFTGDIFAMREGEIAYGNEPVITVKAPLIQAKILETPILNIMNMQMAIATKASRVTRAAHPIAVSSFGSRRAHGFDSAVSGTKASIVGGCMSHSNLVTEYRYGVPSVGTMAHSYIQTFGVGSKAEKEAFSTFIKYRKNRKSNALILLIDTYNTLKMGIKNAIEAFKENGIDDSYDGIYGVRIDSGDLAYLSKKCRKALDEAGLKKAKIFLTNGLNEDLIKSLKEQKASVDIFGVGDSIAVSKSNPCFGGVYKIVEIDNQPVIKLSEDLIKVSNPGFKEVYRIYDKNGFAYVDVITLAREKDEDRENIINGETFNTRDEQDPLKNSTLIKGEYTYKKLTRVYVKNGIITDEHEILEDVVGSRNYYLESLEKVSEERKRLEFPHKYKVNLSKDLRELKVKLIESISKEINE, encoded by the coding sequence ATGGAGAGAGTAAAAGCATTAACAGATTTTGCAAGAGTTATAAACTCAGATAGGTATCAATATACAGAAAGTGATATCTTTGTAATGGAAAATACTCATGAAAGAGAAGCTATTTTTGATATGTATTTCAGAAAAACAGAGGATAATGGTCTTGCTGTAGTGTCTGGAATATATGAGGTAGTGGAACTTATAAAAATTTTAAATGAAACTTCTGAAAAAGAAAAAAGAAAATATTTTTCAGAAATAATTCAAGAGCAACATCTAGTGGATTATTTATCAAAATTAAAATTTACAGGAGATATTTTTGCTATGAGAGAAGGAGAAATAGCTTATGGAAATGAACCTGTAATTACAGTAAAAGCTCCTCTTATTCAGGCTAAAATTCTAGAAACTCCTATATTAAATATTATGAATATGCAAATGGCTATTGCTACAAAAGCTTCTAGAGTTACAAGAGCAGCTCATCCAATAGCTGTATCTTCTTTTGGAAGTAGACGTGCTCATGGATTTGATAGTGCTGTATCAGGAACAAAAGCTTCAATAGTTGGAGGATGTATGTCTCATTCTAATCTTGTAACAGAATATAGATATGGAGTACCTAGTGTTGGAACAATGGCTCATTCATATATTCAAACTTTTGGAGTAGGAAGTAAGGCAGAAAAAGAAGCTTTTTCAACTTTTATAAAATATAGAAAAAATAGAAAATCAAATGCTTTAATCTTACTTATTGATACTTACAACACTTTAAAAATGGGAATAAAAAATGCTATAGAAGCTTTTAAAGAAAATGGAATTGATGATTCTTATGATGGAATTTATGGAGTGAGAATAGATTCTGGAGATTTAGCTTATTTATCTAAAAAATGTAGAAAAGCTTTAGATGAAGCAGGTTTAAAAAAGGCAAAAATATTTTTAACTAATGGATTAAATGAAGATTTAATAAAGTCTTTAAAAGAGCAAAAAGCTTCAGTTGATATTTTTGGTGTTGGAGATTCAATAGCGGTTAGTAAATCAAATCCTTGTTTTGGTGGAGTATATAAAATTGTAGAAATTGATAATCAACCTGTTATAAAATTATCTGAAGATTTAATAAAAGTTTCGAATCCTGGTTTTAAAGAAGTATATAGAATATATGATAAAAATGGATTTGCATATGTTGATGTAATTACTTTAGCTAGAGAAAAAGATGAGGATAGAGAAAATATAATTAATGGAGAAACTTTTAATACTAGAGATGAACAAGACCCATTAAAAAATAGTACATTAATAAAAGGGGAATATACTTATAAAAAACTTACAAGAGTTTATGTAAAAAATGGAATTATAACAGATGAACATGAAATTTTAGAAGATGTAGTTGGCTCTAGAAATTATTATTTAGAAAGTCTTGAAAAAGTATCTGAGGAGAGAAAAAGATTAGAGTTTCCTCATAAATATAAAGTAAATTTATCAAAAGATTTAAGAGAATTAAAAGTTAAATTAATAGAAAGTATATCAAAAGAAATTAATGAATAG
- a CDS encoding aminotransferase class I/II-fold pyridoxal phosphate-dependent enzyme translates to MKNFIATKYQNMSSPMGESKVINKSSFPTINLGIGDLDITTDKIIIEKAYKDALNGHTHYTNPAGYLELRKEICKYHKENFKNYNFSTDEVLVTSGACHGLYLLFKTILNPNDEIILLSPFFAVYSDAIKLSDGIPVIVETKFENKFQLIKEDIEKKITNKTKAIILNSPCNPTGVCYNLESLNIIKELAIKYDLLVIADDVYDFYSFEKNFTPIYTLPDMKERTISVCSFSKDFAMTGWRIGYIIGQKDILECMNLINQSIVYSPVAISQRAALYALKEFKRIKETQVPFFRERVMYAYKRIKQISFLDCVKPQGGIYLFINIEKTKMTSIEFTNFLIENYGIVTIPGDGFGTPGFIRIACTVNIETLKEAFDRIEKLIFE, encoded by the coding sequence ATGAAAAATTTTATTGCGACTAAATATCAAAATATGTCTTCTCCTATGGGAGAAAGTAAAGTAATTAATAAAAGTTCTTTTCCTACAATTAATTTAGGAATAGGTGATTTAGATATTACAACAGATAAAATTATTATAGAAAAAGCCTATAAAGATGCTTTAAATGGTCATACTCACTATACTAACCCTGCTGGTTACTTAGAACTTAGAAAAGAAATTTGTAAATATCATAAAGAAAATTTTAAAAATTATAATTTTTCAACTGATGAAGTTTTAGTTACATCAGGAGCATGTCATGGGCTTTATCTTCTTTTTAAAACAATATTAAATCCAAATGATGAAATTATATTACTTTCACCTTTTTTTGCTGTTTATAGCGATGCAATAAAACTTTCTGATGGAATTCCAGTCATAGTTGAAACTAAATTTGAAAATAAGTTTCAATTAATAAAAGAGGATATCGAAAAGAAAATTACTAATAAAACAAAAGCAATTATATTAAATTCTCCTTGTAATCCAACAGGAGTTTGTTATAATTTAGAAAGTCTAAATATTATTAAAGAACTTGCTATAAAATATGATTTATTAGTTATAGCTGATGATGTATATGATTTCTATTCTTTTGAAAAAAATTTTACTCCTATTTATACTTTACCAGATATGAAAGAAAGAACTATTAGTGTTTGTAGTTTTTCTAAAGATTTTGCTATGACTGGTTGGAGAATAGGATACATTATAGGACAAAAAGATATTCTTGAATGTATGAATCTTATAAATCAATCAATTGTTTATAGTCCTGTAGCAATTTCCCAAAGAGCTGCTTTATATGCTCTTAAAGAGTTTAAAAGAATTAAGGAAACTCAAGTTCCTTTTTTTAGAGAAAGAGTTATGTATGCCTATAAAAGAATCAAACAGATTTCTTTTTTAGATTGTGTTAAGCCACAAGGAGGAATTTATCTTTTTATAAATATAGAAAAAACTAAAATGACTTCTATTGAATTTACAAATTTTTTGATTGAAAATTATGGAATTGTAACTATTCCTGGTGATGGATTTGGAACTCCTGGCTTTATAAGAATTGCATGTACAGTTAATATCGAAACATTAAAAGAAGCTTTTGATAGAATAGAAAAATTAATTTTTGAATAA
- a CDS encoding FtsB family cell division protein — MKYKRFIVIFFSSIVVFAFIPRIYRSYEKITKLNIELISLKEKKDTLNENIREYERDIKNLDSEFYREKLVREKLKMVKPGEKIYKVLIK, encoded by the coding sequence TTGAAATACAAGAGATTTATTGTAATTTTTTTTAGTAGTATAGTAGTATTTGCATTTATTCCAAGAATTTATAGAAGTTATGAAAAAATAACAAAATTGAATATAGAATTAATATCTTTAAAAGAGAAAAAAGATACTTTAAATGAAAATATTAGAGAATATGAAAGGGATATAAAAAACTTAGATAGTGAATTTTATAGAGAAAAACTTGTAAGAGAAAAATTAAAAATGGTTAAACCAGGAGAAAAAATATATAAAGTTTTGATTAAATAA